A window of the Hordeum vulgare subsp. vulgare chromosome 5H, MorexV3_pseudomolecules_assembly, whole genome shotgun sequence genome harbors these coding sequences:
- the LOC123452912 gene encoding calcium-dependent protein kinase 8-like, producing MGNCCGAPSTQGGGERKNNRRKAKANPYTVAYNRGAAGPPARAGLVVLRDPTGRDLDDKYVLGGELGRGEFGVTYLCTEAATGARMACKSISKRKLRTPVDVEDVRREVEIMRHMPPHPNIVSLSAAYEDEDAVHLLMELCEGGELFDRIVARGHYTERAAAAVTRTIVEVVQMCHRNGVIHRDLKPENFLYANKKESSPLKAIDFGLSVFFRPGERFSEIVGSPYYMAPEVLKRNYGPEIDVWSAGVILYILLCGVPPFWAETEQGVAQAIIRSVVDFKRDPWPRVSEPAKDLVRRMLDPNPITRLTAAQVLEHPWLHDSKKNPDIQLGDTVRARLQQFSAMNKLKKKALRVIAEHLSLEEVADIKKMFDNMDINNKGQLTFDEFKAGLRKLGNKMHDSDLQMLMDAADVDKNGTLDYGEFVAVSIHVRKIGNDEHIQKAFSYFDQDKSGYIEIEELRVALTDEVDGPCDEDIINGIIHDVDTDKDGKISYDEFAAMMKAGTDWRKASRQYSRQRFSNLSLKLHKDGSISDDQK from the exons ATGGGCAACTGCTGCGGCGCGCCGTCGACGCAGGGGGGCGGCGAGCGGAAGAACAACCGGAGGAAGGCCAAGGCCAACCCCTACACCGTCGCGTACAACCGCGGCGCGGCGGGGCCGCCGGCGCGGGCGGGGCTGGTGGTGCTGCGGGACCCCACGGGCCGGGACCTGGACGACAAGTACGTGCTGGGCGGCGAGCTTGGCCGCGGCGAGTTCGGCGTCACCTACCTCTGCACCGAGGCCGCCACGGGCGCGCGGATGGCCTGCAAGTCCATCTCCAAGCGCAAGCTGCGCACCCCCGTCGACGTCGAGGACGTGCGCCGCGAGGTGGAGATCATGCGCCACATGCCGCCGCACCCCAACATCGTCAGCCTCAGCGCCGCCTACGAGGACGAGGACGCCGTGCACCTCCTCATGGAGCTCTGCGAGGGCGGCGAGCTCTTCGACAGGATCGTCGCCCGGGGACACTACACcgagcgcgccgccgccgccgtcacccGCACCATCGTCGAGGTCGTCCAG ATGTGCCACAGGAATGGTGTCATCCATCGGGACCTCAAACCGGAAAACTTCTTATATGCGAACAAGAAGGAGAGTTCTCCTCTAAAGGCAATTGATTTTGGGCTTTCTGTGTTCTTCAGGCCTG GTGAACGGTTTAGTGAAATCGTAGGCAGTCCATACTACATGGCCCCAGAGGTTCTGAAGCGCAATTATGGCCCTGAAATCGATGTCTGGAGTGCAGGAGTTATACTTTACATACTTCTTTGTGGTGTGCCACCATTTTGGGCAG AAACTGAACAGGGAGTTGCACAGGCAATTATACGCTCTGTTGTGGATTTCAAAAGAGACCCATGGCCCAGAGTATCCGAGCCTGCTAAAGATCTTGTCAGGCGGATGCTCGATCCAAACCCAATCACGCGGCTTACTGCAGCACAAGTACTTG AACATCCATGGTTACACGATTCGAAAAAGAATCCTGACATTCAACTTGGCGATACTGTCCGAGCAAGACTGCAGCAATTTTCTGCAATGAACAAATTAAAGAAGAAAGCCTTGAGG GTGATTGCCGAGCATTTGTCTTTAGAAGAAGTAGCTGACATAAAGAAAATGTTTGATAACATGGACATAAACAATAAGGGCCAACTAACCTTTGATGAGTTCAAGGCTGGCCTTCGTAAACTTGGAAACAAAATGCATGATTCAGATCTTCAGATGTTGATGGATGCT GCTGACGTCGATAAAAACGGCACTCTAGATTATGGAGAATTTGTTGCGGTGTCTATCCATGTCAGAAAAATAGGCAATGATGAACACATCCAAAAGGCTTTCTCATACTTTGACCAAGACAAGAGTGGGTACATAGAGATTGAAGAGCTTAGAGTGGCACTGACCGATGAGGTGGATGGACCTTGCGATGAAGACATTATCAATGGCATCATTCATGATGTAGATACAGACAAG GACGGGAAGATAAGCTACGACGAGTTTGCGGCGATGATGAAGGCGGGGACGGACTGGAGGAAGGCGTCCCGGCAGTACTCGAGGCAGAGGTTCAGcaacctcagcctgaagctccacaaggatgGGTCCATCAGCGACGACCAGAAGTAG